A window of Thiocapsa bogorovii genomic DNA:
CGGGACCATGGTGCGCGTGATCTGCGCGAGTGTCTCGCCGCCGACATTGTCGATCGCGCCGCCCCAGACGGCTTTTTCCAAGGGCCGCTTCGCCTCGGCCAGAGCATCGCGCCCGATGATGCGCGCGGCGCCGATGGCCTTCAGCCAGTCTGCGAGCGCCGGTTTCCCCGAGAGCGCGACCGCCTCGTAGCCGAGCCGCGAGAGGATCGCGATCGCGATTGAACCGACCCCGCCGCTCGCGCCCGTCACGAGGATCGGACCCATATCGGGTTTCTGACCGTTGACCTGCATCCGGTGCACGGCGAGCGCCGCGGTGAATCCGGCGGTGCCCAGGATCATGGTCGCGCGCGGGTCCAACCCGACCGGAATCGGTGTCAGCCAGGTCGCCGGGACGCGGAGATACTCTGCATAGCCGCCGTCGTGGTCGAAGCTCAGGCCCCAGCCTGTGGCGACGACCGCATCACCTGCCCGGTAAGCGGGATCATTGGATTGCTCCACGATGCCGGCCGCGTCGACCCCGCCGACCAGCGGGAAGGTACGCAGGATCTTCCCGCGCCCCGTGCCGGCGAGTGCATCCTTGTAATTGACGCTTGAATGGATGACACGAACCAAGACCTCGCCCGTCTCGGGGGCCTGCTTCGGGAGCGCCTCGAAGCCGGCGCGGTGGCCCTCTGCGTCCTGATGAATCCGGAATGCCCGATAGTTTTCCACTAGATCACCTCCACCGGGATCAGCCCGATTTTGTTGCGCCATTTGGCAGGTCCGGTACGGTGGACGGACTCACCGCGGCTGTCGACGGCGACGGTCACCGGCATGTCTTCCACCTCGAATTCGCGAATCGCTTCCATTCCAAGATCCTCGAAGGCGATCAGTCGAGACGACTTGATCGCCTTGGCCACCAAGAAGGCCGCACCGCCGACGGCCATCAGATAGACCGCGCCGTGCTTCTTGATGGCGTCGATCGCCGCGGGACCGCGCTCGGCCTTGCCGATCATCCCGATCAGGCCCGTACGCTCGAGCAGCTGATCGGTGAACGGGTCCATCCGTGTGGCCGTCGTGGGCCCGGCCGGGCCCACGACCTCGTCGCGCACCGGGTCGACGGGGCCGACGTAATAGATGAATCGGTTGGTGAGGTCGACGCCTTCGGGTAGTTGCTCGCCCCGATCAAGGAGATCGGCGATGCGTTTGTGTGCAGCATCTCGGCCGGTGAGCAGCTTGCCCGAGAGCAGGAGGCGCTCGCCGGGTTGCCAGGTCGCGATCTCCTCGCGGGTCAAGCCGTCGAGCTGGACGCGACGTGCCCCGGCGGCCGCGTCCCAGGTGATCGGAGGCCAATCCTCCAGGCTCGGCGGGACGAGCGCAACCGGGCCGGAGCCGTCGAGTGTGAATTCCAGATGTCGTGTTGCCGCGCAATTGGGGATCATGGCGACCGGGAGCGAGGCGGCGTGGGTCGGGTAGGTCAGGATCTTCACATCCAATACCGTGGTGAGCCCCCCGAGACCCTGCGCGCCGATGCCGAGCGCGTTGACCTTCTCATGCAGCTCCAGGCGCAGTGCTTCGATGGGATCCGCAGGTCCGCGCGCCTTGATCTCGTGGACGTCGATGTGCTCCATCAGGGATTCCTTCGCGAGCAGCATCGCCTTTTCGGCAGAGCCCCCGATCCCGATGCCGAGCATGCCGGGGGGGCACCAACCGGCACCCATGGTCGGAACCGTCTTGAGCACCCAATCGACCAGGTTCTCGCTCGGGTTCAAGACCGCGAACTTCGCCTTGTTCTCGGAGCCGCCGCCTTTGGCCGCCAGACGCACCTCGACCCGATCGCCGGGGACCAACTCCACGTGCACGACCGCCGGTGTATTGTCCCCGGTGTTCTTGCGCGCCCCGATGGGGGGCGAGACCATGGAGGCGCGCAGCACATTGTCGGGATGGCTGTAAGCACGGCGCACCCCTGCATCGACCATCTCCTGAATCCCTACGGACGCATCCCAGCGGACCTCCATACCGATCTTCAGAAAGACCACCACCATGCCGGTGTCCTGACAGATCGGGCGGTGACCCTCTGCACACATCCGGGAATTGACGAGGATCTGAGCCATCGCATCCTTTGCTGCGGGCGATTCCTCGATCTCGTAAGCCGCAGTCAGGGCTTGGATATAGTCGCGCGGGTGATAGTAGGAGATGAATTGGAGCGCGTCGGCGATGCTTTGGACGAAGTCGATCTCGCGGATGATGGTCATGGGTCTGCGGCGTCTTGTTCAGAATATCCAAGCAGTATAACAAGCCACTCGCGGAGGGTTCGCAGCGCTGCCGGGTGACCAGGCAGAAGCGCTCGGTAGGACGCAGAGGCGATGCGACGCTTCGGCAGCGCTCCGGGAGGAAGGTCTCCGATAGGATCGCGCCGGGTCTTCACCCACAGCATGCCGGGAAGGTCGATTCGTCGATACCGGTGCCGCGCTCGGCCAGGGCACCGGCACTGCCTTAGACGTCCGCGACCATCTCGGGTAGCCGTGGACGAGGAAAAAGCACTTGGCAAGAATCTTAGGGGCCTGTATTATTCCGGGCTCGCAACGACAGGCGCGTAGCTCAGCTGGTTAGAGCACCACCTTGACATGGTGGGGGTCGTTGGTTCGAGTCCAATCGCGCCTACCAAACATCAGCCGCCAGCTCCGGCCGTCAGCCGCCCGATCTACGTCGAGCGGCACCGTGCTGGAGCTGGCGGTTTTTTCATGTGATCCCTCGTATCGATCACCACTGACGCTTTAAGGTCTCGCTATGCCTCTTGTCACCCTTCCCGATGGATCCAAGCGTCAATTCGATGCCCCTGTCTCCGTTCGGGATGTTGCGGCTTCGATCGGCGCGGGCCTAGCCAAGGCTGCTCTCGCCGGGCGGGTCGACGGCGTCTTGGTCGATACGTCGTTTATCCTCGAGCAGGATGCCGCGTTGGCGATCGTCACCAACAAGGACGAGGAGACCGCGCTCGAGCTACTGCGACACGACGCCGCCCACGTCATGGCTCAAGCGGTGCAGGAGCTGTATCCGGGCACTCAGGTGACCATCGGTCCCGCGATCGAGAACGGCTTCTACTACGACTTCGCCCGCGAGGAGCCCTTCACGCCCGAGGATCTCGAGGCGATCGAGGAACGCATGCACGAGATCGTGAAACGCGATCTGCCGATCGTGCGCGAGGTTTGGGATCGCGAGCAGGCCAAGCGGACCTTCGCCGAGCTCGGCGAGCACTATAAGGTCGAGATTATCGAGGACATCATCCCCGAGGGGGAGGCGGTTTCCGTCTACCGCCAGGGCGACTGGTTCGATGTCTGTCGCGGGCCGCATCTGCCGAGCACCGGCAAACTGGGCAACGGGTTCAAGCTGACGAAGCTCGCGGGTGCCTACTGGCGCGGCGATTCGAACAACCCCATGCTCCAGCGCATCTACGGCACCGCGTGGCGCGACAAGAAGGAGTTGGCGGCCTATTTGCATCGTTTGGAAGAGGCAGAGAAGCGCGATCATCGCAAGCTCGGAAAGCAGCTCGATCTGTTCCACTTCCAGGACGAGGCGCCGGGCATGGCCTTTTGGCACGCCAAGGGGCGGGTGATCTACCGCCTGGCCGAAGGCTACATGCGCGAGAAGCTCGACGAATACGGCTATCAGGAGGTCGAGACCCCGCAGGTGCTCGATCGGTCTCTCTGGGAGCGCTCCGGTCACTGGGACAAGTTCGCCGGCGGCATGTTCACGACCCATCTCGACGATCGCGACTATGCGATCAAGCCGATGAATTGTCCCGGTCACATCCAGCTCTTCAACCAAGGGCTCAAGAGCCATCGGGATCTGCCGCTGCGCATCGCCGAGTTCGGGGTCGTGCATCGCAACGAGCCTTCCGGCACCCTTCACGGTCTGATGCGGGCACGTCGCTTCACCCAGGACGACGCGCACGTCTTCTGTACCGAGGCGCAGCTGCAGGACGAGGTTGCGACCCTGATCGATATGGTTTTCGAGACCTACCGCGACTTCGGTTTCACCGAGATCGATCTGGCCCTCTCGTTGCGCCCGGACAAGCGCGTCGGCAGCGACGCGCTTTGGGACAAGGCCGAAGCGGCGCTCGACCAGGCGCTCACGGCGAAGGGTCTCGAGTTTAAGGTGCAGCCGGGCGAGGGCGCCTTTTATGGCCCCAAGATCGAATTCACCCTGCACGACAGCATCGGTCGTGCTTGGCAGTGCGGCACCATCCAGGTGGACTTCTCGATGCCCGCGCGCTTGGGTGCGCATTACATCGCCGAGGACAACAGCAAGCAGGTCCCGGTGATGATCCACCGCGCGATCTTGGGCTCGGTGGAGCGGTTTATCGGCATCTTGCTCGAACACTATGCCGGTCAATTGCCGGTTTGGTTGTCGCCGACCCAAGCAATGGTGATGAATATCACGGATCGGCAGGCGGAGTACGTCAAGGAGGTCTCTAAGACCTTGCGCAGCAAGGGCTTCCGGGTCGAGACGGACTTGAGAAACGAGAAGATCGGCTTTAAAATCCGCGAGCACACCCTGCAACGAGTACCCTATCTGCTCGTCGTCGGTGATCGGGAGGTCGAATCCCGATCCGTTGCCGTCCGCGACCGTGCGGGCCAGGATCTCGGAATCCTTCAGCTCGATGCCTTTATCGACCGTCTGAGCGAAGAGATCACGAACCGGACCCACTGACGCCCGGCCTGATCAAGGGGCCGCGAGAGCGTCGTGCGCGTCGTGTCTATCAGTGCTTTTGGAGGAACCTGCTATCGCTGCACCAAAGAGAAACCGCGTCAACAAGGAGATCAACGTACCGGAAGTGCGTCTGATCGGCGCGGACGGAAACCAGGTCGGAGTCGTCAATACGCGCGAGGCATTGGAGATGGCCACGGAAGCGGGCCTCGATCTCGTGGAGATCGTTCCGACGTCGGAGCCTCCGGTGTGTCGTCTCATGGACTTCGGCAGATTTCTCTTCGACCAAAAGAAGAAGAAGAACGAAGCCAAGAAAAAGCAGAAGCAGGTTCAGATCAAGGAAGTGAAGTTTCGTCCTGGAACGGACGAAGGAGACTATCAGGTCAAACTACGCAGCCTGACGCGTTTCCTCAACGAAGGGGATAAGGGCAAGGTCACGATGCGATTTCGCGGGCGCGAGCATGCGCACCGGGAGCTCGGTTTGGAGCTTTTGAAGCGGATCGAAAACGACCTTGCAGCCCTCAGTGTCGTGGAACAACAACCCCAGATGGAAGGACGCCAAATGGTCATGGTGCTGGGCCCCAAAAAGAAATAGCGACGCGTATCGTCGAGCCAGCGGGCGAATCATACTGAGTGTCTCGAGAAGACGACCATCGGTCGATGCGGCCGATGCCGTCTTCAAAAAAACCTCGGCTCGACGTGCGTCGCACTACAATCATTCGGCAAATCGCGGAGTAAAAACCCATGCCCAAGCTGAAAACAAATCGCGGGGCGGCGAAGCGCTTCAAGCGCACGGCCTCCGGTTCGGTCAAATGCAATTCCTCTCACCGGCGTCATATCCTGACCAAGAAGAGCACCAAGCGGAAGCGCCAATTGCGTGCGCCCAAGCGGCTCCATAAGGCGGATGTGCGGGCCGCGCTGCGGATGATCCCCTACTGCTGAGCACATTGCGCTTGAACGAATCCCAGGAGTCAAAGAATGCCACGCGTTAAACGGGGTGTTACCGCCCACGCTCGTCATAAAAAGGTCCTTGATCAGGCCAAGGGTTACTACGGTGCCCGTAGTAAGGTCTACCGTGTCGCCAAGCAGGCCGTCATCAAGGCCGGTCAATATGCCTACCGTGATCGCCGCCAGAAGAAGCGCCAATTCCGTGCGCTCTGGATTGCGCGCATCAATGCTGCCGCGCGCGAGAACGGTCTCTCCTACAGTCGCTTCATCGACGGGCTGAAGAAGGTCGGGGTCGAGGTTGATCGCAAGGTGCTGGCCGACATCGCCTATCACGACAGCGTTGCGTTTGCAGCGCTGGCCGAGCAAGCGAAGACCGCACTGGCCTAAGCCGTTTCCTTTCTCGCCCGAGTTCTACGGCGATACAAGAGGGAAAGGCCCCGGTCTTTCCCTTTTTCGTTTCACGACCTCGCGGCGGATCAGACACCCAGCCGGAAGACCCGACTATGGCTGAACACACCGGACTCGGCCTCGCGGCGCTGCAAGCTGCTGCACTTGAGGCGATCGCGGCGGCCGCCGATCTTGCCAGTCTCGACCAAGTGCGCGTGCGCTATCTCGGCAAGAGCGGTGAGTTGACCGCGCTGCTCAAACAGCTCGGGACGCTCCCGGCCGAAGAGCGCCCTGCTGCAGGTCAGGAGATCAACCAGGCCAAGGCTGCGGTCCACGTTGCCATCGACCAGCGCAAGGTCGTCTTGGAAGAGGCCTCACTCGCGGCGCGACTCGCCGCCGAGCGGATCGACGTGAGTCTGCCCGGGCGAGGGCGCCGGCCCGGTGGGCTGCACCCCGTGACCCGTGCGATGCGGCGCATCGAGCGTCTGTTCGCCAACGCGGGGTTCGCCGTTGCAGAGGGGCCGGAGGTCGAGGACACCTATCACAACTTCGAGGCGCTCAACATCCCGGAGCATCATCCCGCCAGGGCGATGCACGACACCTTCTATTTCGATGCCG
This region includes:
- the infC gene encoding translation initiation factor IF-3, with translation MEEPAIAAPKRNRVNKEINVPEVRLIGADGNQVGVVNTREALEMATEAGLDLVEIVPTSEPPVCRLMDFGRFLFDQKKKKNEAKKKQKQVQIKEVKFRPGTDEGDYQVKLRSLTRFLNEGDKGKVTMRFRGREHAHRELGLELLKRIENDLAALSVVEQQPQMEGRQMVMVLGPKKK
- a CDS encoding fumarate hydratase codes for the protein MTIIREIDFVQSIADALQFISYYHPRDYIQALTAAYEIEESPAAKDAMAQILVNSRMCAEGHRPICQDTGMVVVFLKIGMEVRWDASVGIQEMVDAGVRRAYSHPDNVLRASMVSPPIGARKNTGDNTPAVVHVELVPGDRVEVRLAAKGGGSENKAKFAVLNPSENLVDWVLKTVPTMGAGWCPPGMLGIGIGGSAEKAMLLAKESLMEHIDVHEIKARGPADPIEALRLELHEKVNALGIGAQGLGGLTTVLDVKILTYPTHAASLPVAMIPNCAATRHLEFTLDGSGPVALVPPSLEDWPPITWDAAAGARRVQLDGLTREEIATWQPGERLLLSGKLLTGRDAAHKRIADLLDRGEQLPEGVDLTNRFIYYVGPVDPVRDEVVGPAGPTTATRMDPFTDQLLERTGLIGMIGKAERGPAAIDAIKKHGAVYLMAVGGAAFLVAKAIKSSRLIAFEDLGMEAIREFEVEDMPVTVAVDSRGESVHRTGPAKWRNKIGLIPVEVI
- the rplT gene encoding 50S ribosomal protein L20, producing MPRVKRGVTAHARHKKVLDQAKGYYGARSKVYRVAKQAVIKAGQYAYRDRRQKKRQFRALWIARINAAARENGLSYSRFIDGLKKVGVEVDRKVLADIAYHDSVAFAALAEQAKTALA
- the rpmI gene encoding 50S ribosomal protein L35; amino-acid sequence: MPKLKTNRGAAKRFKRTASGSVKCNSSHRRHILTKKSTKRKRQLRAPKRLHKADVRAALRMIPYC
- the thrS gene encoding threonine--tRNA ligase — encoded protein: MPLVTLPDGSKRQFDAPVSVRDVAASIGAGLAKAALAGRVDGVLVDTSFILEQDAALAIVTNKDEETALELLRHDAAHVMAQAVQELYPGTQVTIGPAIENGFYYDFAREEPFTPEDLEAIEERMHEIVKRDLPIVREVWDREQAKRTFAELGEHYKVEIIEDIIPEGEAVSVYRQGDWFDVCRGPHLPSTGKLGNGFKLTKLAGAYWRGDSNNPMLQRIYGTAWRDKKELAAYLHRLEEAEKRDHRKLGKQLDLFHFQDEAPGMAFWHAKGRVIYRLAEGYMREKLDEYGYQEVETPQVLDRSLWERSGHWDKFAGGMFTTHLDDRDYAIKPMNCPGHIQLFNQGLKSHRDLPLRIAEFGVVHRNEPSGTLHGLMRARRFTQDDAHVFCTEAQLQDEVATLIDMVFETYRDFGFTEIDLALSLRPDKRVGSDALWDKAEAALDQALTAKGLEFKVQPGEGAFYGPKIEFTLHDSIGRAWQCGTIQVDFSMPARLGAHYIAEDNSKQVPVMIHRAILGSVERFIGILLEHYAGQLPVWLSPTQAMVMNITDRQAEYVKEVSKTLRSKGFRVETDLRNEKIGFKIREHTLQRVPYLLVVGDREVESRSVAVRDRAGQDLGILQLDAFIDRLSEEITNRTH
- a CDS encoding YhdH/YhfP family quinone oxidoreductase, whose translation is MENYRAFRIHQDAEGHRAGFEALPKQAPETGEVLVRVIHSSVNYKDALAGTGRGKILRTFPLVGGVDAAGIVEQSNDPAYRAGDAVVATGWGLSFDHDGGYAEYLRVPATWLTPIPVGLDPRATMILGTAGFTAALAVHRMQVNGQKPDMGPILVTGASGGVGSIAIAILSRLGYEAVALSGKPALADWLKAIGAARIIGRDALAEAKRPLEKAVWGGAIDNVGGETLAQITRTMVPNGNIASIGLAGGHQLETTVMPFILRGVSLLGCNSVDVPQGLRAELWGHLASDWRPADLDLLLGETVDLDGLPRVFEEILAGKTHGRILVEIAPASDTNGG